A single window of Rubripirellula lacrimiformis DNA harbors:
- a CDS encoding Calx-beta domain-containing protein: MRTESTAKTDRSHDTPKRRLLVEQLEDRRLLAGDMEPPPGEVHQPNQSSAAGFSSTTTSNHTPPDDGNDASITESDAASNIHLDSLEYRFEGGRSISSASDQSPLFLFGHAEGEMNDGFGYDSCSYGGSFCSPVPDPSPDPAPDPTPNPVPNPNPDPTPNPNPDPTPNPNPDPRPNPTPTPNPDPTPNPTPAPHPNPGPPKGQVQITNSSFYEGTETTFRVIGTGLTGAVFVNIELVDGSAKEGLDFRDSGPLLVSLYPDDMGNAETVIYVTAIDDNLAERSETFTVDGSIASGFATVIADGTGTILDDFDINYKVTLTPHSKTEGNQGYPETTHDPAMVTYTATIDPAPVPDDVITVDYTLFNPTWFMIEHLNEVFPASSNDWRHATLNQDGTTLDYTPMNDQHVYSGTLTFTGDSPTSQLIYAPLNGEWHAEYDEVIAAKLTGSSATRPYNHLMGEITVSHETETEFALIENDDAHYELSVSDASTIEGQDGWNDPNIMEFVVSVGPSIPSGHKLIVDYAVSDITATHAVDWKLAQPNGDGYEIIEGDTGTIEFLPGQSTQKVYVAINGDSMTEEEESIQLELVWTDSTGISSTYIDRTAIGVIRDDDSPIDITVDDTWVIEGNHYFDDPNILKFKIELSRPPSAGHEVKVKYDVRTITEAELASEKQITENQIKYMAGPIFDWKLDGKHQNNVYTEIATFAAGESVQEVDVLVRGDWLEEQSEYLTLEITMEGSTAPDGTDGPQLNVPNRIAIGEIRNDDTPIEIEIGDQESVEGNDGWDPSEVKLLKFPVTLSRAPNSGEVIHVHYDASELDQDDITEIVGETDDWTEHIAVSPADWKLAKYDEEGDLQISDSNTSGTLKFEEGQTTQDVIVAIHGDRDVELTEFMKVEISEAYSEKSSIGQEVTVIVTDDQAIGTITNDDLPVTLDVSDGIDFEFSPIFFAPGKVYFKISIDGPVGQPVTVNYATADGSAISGEDYITKKGSYTFGLDPDPDQDGKPLEHTVIVDLADDNIYEQTESFYLKATSDSPWIKNHEAEGTGDILDDEERPTVSIHDTYGEEGNTFFFKTTLSHPSKFDTDLTAWTSDGTAKHLLDYTGFPSDGDNSNGILNPISITIPSYSTYTNVAVPTIDDNRIESHEQFNVHIALPTDTGSGGAPLPAENAVQPGDMNALGTIVDNDYQLSIGNGSVIEGNSFYEAPNTISFPVTVSPSPQKWKVIFVDWEIRELGSNSGFPANLHAETPDDFRPLSCGSTSGPIGSDGPQHGTLIIGGNYGRDQSISVAINGDWNPERNEKFEVVLSNARLKEDLGYPVPSSPQTPTCNTNLPSFPAAALGSVTITDAQGIGTIVDDDAFEFDFDRHYDWLGPDNPNVTVESGGTTANWNDAEGTAILGIGADPFGSLHIDGPFAPRQISHWEIQVDKDSTFLPDSYSVKIEAGGTELEEFYVTGDDHFAFGKALKFNGDEGLYKSDVTVTALVNAGVSEPIGFGKSKEFIFPVVNLDDSAGGKGWLANETYRLLPVIEVDGTRPSTLQESDGLGLLKPDGSVWHYSSADAGTYTAPEGTFEKLKFEYDEFVLQGTSGETLYFDALGRLDRREDRNHNTRSYSYVDGNGDGEPMEIGTITSATGLETTFDYDGGTLNTVTDFAGRVWTYDVVADKLEQITWPDPDDHGPLPAAVWQLQYDASSDLPRLLRDPAGGESSFQYDTITDYNVDSESGAINWTFDIHRIAQFTRADDAVRQMDALKWKGVVDIPTSKDAPFEGIDPETIFASVDFLQVTTQTSMDDFQQPTDITTSHEFTAQITRNEDGLPEQIQQTSDADTDTETTYTYDDFGRPLSITTSRGVEEYTYDETTGQITQHTDRLGRVTTYDLDEYGNVLHVYKEISSIANNPDNNRSGYIGSSTNPADRFDANGDGIVNANDASAVLTGIQSSATAAGWLDVDGGGYVSASDSLRIINYLGRLNQHEPEHAVESFTYTSAGSALAGQIETITDRDGLVTRYEYYPSGHRAGLVSSQTIGDGTTAPRTTTYDYDNRRNSTQVVDPQSRRRDTAYDNLDRPYATSRVMADSTPLEYSLTGYDVLGAVLYQHDMLANRRVDYPQRDAMSRPKKVLQPEIYGIRPEQTYTYDEFGFLASATDAQLRRTEYDYQDGRLTQSRTPGALPQTTVTTQYTYTASGRLLSEVTTGSNGEFSETQYSYFDDGLLESSRQSSHANQSISQRHDYDAIGRKISTQTAAGTTRLVYDDLNRHVQTILPSPSITSGDGKTPILSTLFDASGAPSGNRDARGNFTVSELNLFNEVVQTKSPDPDGNGPRQPMVTTYQRDEFGRVQTKTNPAMSLGQGVITTFQYDGNDRVTSASHFDPVFGDQVTQTQYYDSLGRVLYSASGDGTSQQFIYAVPGIDSPTTIKLLDRSKSEWLTTNIQYDQYGRTQSVTAPDGQVTQYQYDSAGNRTLVDNGVRQSYLYDDFGRMIQETDSLGITTEYSYYDNGQLRRQRSGDNVTTYTYDAAGRRQTLEDSAGNITSWTYDPLGRVQADANPTGALRTFQYDAAGNVTQVTNRDGLVTQYEYDNLGLLTGEYWMDPDAPSQYVKEFEFLYDPDGSLRWVSDADTVNALSHDGFGRLRSESSFVMAFDDWATVHFDYNPFGDRTVRELDVPATSGTELSDVYGYDSFGRTNSIDRDNGPGRGGLQASFGYDQASRLTAVTTGTTTGPVVDTEYQFDAAGRLHSIQHDLLQNAGGTSPAELNYTLTYGDKTTLLRQIYSNLDGVQSFTYDAAGQLDQVQSTLIDQPNDYDFDAAGNRIRVADGNSVQDLDVAANNQLVSDGKYQYRYNQEGARIQRGTASVGDAGFDRVVITELMANPTDPDAQYIELANVGSSPVNLSEWTIQDGLELRIPAGVTLDPGAIAVFANNPTAFESAYGTAISLAGTFNGSLDPSGETLTLQRADGSVADVVTYGGNGWPTAGVGEAIQVIEPTSPNNVGDNWETVPHGTPGSHNSIAPSTSPGGETGGYGGGGYGSGGYGSGGYDYGSYGSGADSYGGYESSGSGYDDSYETYQWDHRGRLTDIRVFEDGNPYRHVQYTYDAFDRRVAKQIEEYSSSYDYSGYDGSSDGNPDDGDQRYVHDGDHLIAVMDRDGNVIEQILHGPMVDQVLAEEHFDAVTGQRQDVSFAATDHLGSVRDVLRWDEAADTVVAQTHIYYDVFGVETEQTNSEVQTRFGYTGRQRDLESDLYYYRARYYDPANGQFISQDPIGFNAGDSNLYRYVGNSPTNATDPTGLVLVAFEGTGNSDLNTDFDIPARTNVNIFRRNYDGRVLYYEGVGVRSTDLFGAAFGEGAKKIIYSAVNDVKRHFDNNPNAERVIDVIGFSRGAAEAVDFTNEIIDYANANEILIRFVGLFDTVFAMGLSNDIEPGFTTTVPAGIMTFHAMALDEHRKTFRVKRQSTAANQELVTEVWFAGAHSNVGGGYLDRGLSDIALGWMIDRARESGVPVAQVPLSPDATNGVLRDSYDEYVANRFLKVVDSGFAHRTVRSTDMLHNSVWSRGSYDMRYRARLENYYRWSTPQFTDSGRESIPRPIPPMK, from the coding sequence ATGCGAACTGAATCGACTGCAAAGACCGACCGGTCACACGACACTCCCAAACGTCGTCTATTGGTCGAACAGCTTGAAGATCGCCGCCTGCTTGCCGGAGACATGGAACCACCGCCGGGCGAAGTCCACCAGCCAAACCAGTCGTCCGCTGCGGGATTTTCGTCCACGACGACATCCAATCATACGCCACCGGATGATGGCAACGATGCATCGATCACGGAGTCAGATGCCGCGTCCAACATCCACCTGGACTCTCTGGAATACCGCTTCGAAGGTGGCCGGTCGATCTCTTCCGCATCCGACCAATCGCCGCTGTTTTTGTTCGGACACGCCGAAGGCGAGATGAACGATGGCTTCGGTTATGACTCCTGCAGCTACGGCGGCAGCTTCTGTTCTCCTGTTCCGGACCCATCACCGGATCCTGCCCCCGACCCAACGCCGAACCCGGTTCCCAATCCGAATCCAGACCCAACACCGAATCCGAATCCAGACCCAACACCGAATCCGAATCCAGACCCACGACCGAATCCAACACCCACCCCGAACCCGGATCCAACTCCCAATCCGACACCGGCTCCCCATCCGAATCCGGGACCACCCAAGGGGCAAGTGCAAATCACGAATTCGTCATTCTATGAGGGTACTGAAACGACTTTTCGGGTCATTGGAACGGGTCTGACCGGTGCGGTGTTCGTCAACATCGAACTGGTGGACGGTAGCGCCAAAGAAGGCTTGGACTTTCGCGACAGTGGGCCATTGTTGGTGTCGCTGTATCCGGACGACATGGGCAATGCAGAGACGGTCATTTATGTCACCGCGATCGATGACAACCTGGCCGAACGCAGTGAAACCTTTACGGTGGATGGCAGCATTGCTTCGGGATTCGCCACCGTTATCGCCGATGGCACCGGCACCATCTTGGACGACTTCGACATCAATTACAAAGTCACGCTGACGCCCCACAGCAAGACCGAAGGAAACCAAGGCTACCCTGAAACAACTCACGATCCCGCGATGGTCACGTACACAGCCACGATCGATCCGGCACCCGTCCCCGACGATGTGATCACCGTCGATTACACGCTGTTCAACCCGACATGGTTCATGATCGAGCATCTGAATGAAGTCTTCCCGGCCAGCAGCAACGATTGGCGTCACGCGACGCTGAACCAAGATGGCACGACGCTGGACTACACCCCCATGAACGACCAGCATGTCTATTCGGGGACTTTAACCTTCACCGGCGACTCTCCCACCAGCCAATTGATCTACGCCCCGCTCAATGGTGAATGGCATGCCGAATATGACGAAGTGATCGCCGCAAAGCTGACCGGATCAAGTGCAACAAGACCTTACAACCACTTGATGGGCGAGATCACGGTATCGCATGAAACAGAGACCGAGTTTGCCTTGATCGAAAACGACGACGCGCACTACGAACTGAGCGTTTCGGACGCCAGCACCATCGAAGGCCAGGACGGCTGGAACGACCCGAACATCATGGAATTCGTCGTCTCCGTCGGGCCATCCATCCCATCGGGGCACAAACTGATCGTCGACTACGCGGTCAGCGATATCACCGCCACGCATGCAGTCGACTGGAAACTGGCCCAGCCCAACGGCGACGGTTACGAAATCATCGAAGGCGATACCGGAACAATCGAATTCCTGCCGGGGCAATCGACTCAAAAGGTCTATGTCGCGATCAATGGCGACTCGATGACCGAGGAAGAGGAAAGCATCCAACTGGAACTGGTGTGGACCGATTCAACCGGCATCAGCTCCACCTACATCGACCGCACCGCGATCGGCGTGATCCGTGACGATGATTCGCCGATCGACATCACGGTCGACGACACCTGGGTGATCGAAGGAAACCACTATTTCGACGATCCGAACATCCTGAAGTTCAAGATTGAACTATCGCGTCCGCCGTCTGCCGGACACGAGGTAAAGGTGAAATACGATGTCCGAACGATCACGGAAGCGGAACTAGCGAGCGAAAAACAGATCACCGAGAACCAAATCAAATACATGGCTGGGCCAATATTTGACTGGAAACTAGACGGCAAGCACCAGAACAACGTGTACACCGAGATCGCCACTTTTGCCGCCGGTGAAAGCGTTCAAGAGGTGGATGTCTTGGTCCGCGGCGACTGGTTGGAAGAGCAAAGCGAATACCTGACCCTCGAAATCACGATGGAAGGATCGACTGCACCAGACGGTACCGACGGTCCCCAATTGAACGTTCCCAATCGGATCGCCATCGGTGAAATACGCAACGACGACACACCCATCGAAATCGAAATCGGCGACCAAGAATCGGTCGAAGGGAATGACGGGTGGGACCCCAGCGAGGTCAAACTGTTGAAATTTCCTGTCACGCTCTCTCGCGCCCCCAATTCTGGCGAGGTCATCCATGTCCACTACGACGCCAGCGAACTGGACCAAGACGACATCACCGAAATCGTCGGCGAGACGGACGATTGGACCGAACATATCGCAGTGTCCCCAGCCGACTGGAAACTTGCCAAGTACGACGAAGAGGGTGACCTGCAAATCAGCGACAGCAACACGTCCGGCACGCTGAAGTTCGAAGAGGGGCAAACAACCCAAGACGTCATCGTGGCGATTCACGGAGACCGTGATGTCGAACTGACCGAGTTTATGAAAGTGGAAATATCCGAAGCCTATTCAGAGAAATCCAGCATCGGACAGGAGGTCACCGTCATCGTTACAGATGACCAGGCGATCGGCACGATCACCAACGACGATCTACCGGTGACCTTGGACGTCAGCGACGGGATCGACTTTGAATTCAGCCCCATCTTCTTCGCTCCCGGAAAGGTCTATTTCAAGATCTCGATCGATGGACCTGTCGGGCAACCTGTCACGGTCAACTACGCGACCGCCGACGGCAGCGCCATCAGCGGCGAGGACTACATCACGAAGAAAGGCTCCTACACGTTTGGGCTGGACCCAGACCCTGACCAGGATGGCAAGCCGCTGGAACACACCGTCATCGTCGACCTAGCGGACGACAACATCTATGAACAAACCGAATCCTTTTATCTGAAAGCCACCAGCGATAGCCCGTGGATCAAAAACCACGAAGCGGAGGGGACGGGCGACATCCTGGACGACGAAGAACGCCCGACCGTCAGCATCCACGACACGTACGGCGAAGAGGGCAATACGTTTTTCTTTAAGACCACACTCAGCCATCCGTCCAAGTTTGACACCGATCTGACGGCCTGGACTTCGGACGGCACCGCCAAACATCTGCTGGACTACACGGGGTTCCCCAGCGACGGCGACAACAGCAACGGCATCCTAAACCCGATCTCGATCACCATCCCGTCCTATAGCACGTACACGAACGTCGCCGTCCCCACCATCGACGACAACCGAATCGAAAGCCACGAACAGTTCAACGTCCACATCGCACTGCCCACCGACACGGGATCCGGTGGCGCCCCGCTGCCGGCGGAAAATGCCGTCCAACCCGGCGATATGAATGCGTTGGGGACCATCGTCGACAACGACTACCAACTGTCAATCGGCAACGGATCGGTCATCGAAGGCAATTCCTTTTACGAGGCGCCCAACACCATTTCGTTCCCCGTCACGGTTTCACCGAGTCCGCAAAAATGGAAAGTCATTTTCGTGGATTGGGAAATTCGCGAACTCGGATCGAACTCGGGATTCCCCGCCAACCTACATGCAGAAACCCCGGACGATTTCCGACCGCTTTCGTGTGGCAGCACCAGTGGCCCGATCGGCAGTGACGGGCCACAGCATGGAACGCTGATCATTGGCGGAAACTACGGGAGAGACCAGAGCATCTCGGTCGCGATCAATGGCGACTGGAATCCCGAGAGGAATGAAAAATTCGAAGTGGTGCTCAGCAACGCACGACTCAAAGAGGACCTCGGCTATCCCGTACCCTCCAGCCCCCAAACACCGACCTGCAACACCAATCTGCCGTCGTTCCCCGCTGCTGCCCTGGGGTCAGTGACCATCACCGACGCACAAGGAATCGGCACCATCGTTGACGACGATGCATTTGAATTTGACTTTGACCGACACTACGACTGGTTGGGACCAGACAACCCGAACGTGACCGTCGAATCGGGCGGCACGACCGCCAACTGGAATGATGCAGAGGGCACTGCGATCCTTGGCATTGGCGCCGACCCGTTCGGCAGCCTGCATATCGACGGCCCGTTCGCCCCACGCCAAATCAGCCACTGGGAAATCCAGGTCGACAAGGACTCCACATTTTTGCCCGACTCGTATTCCGTCAAAATCGAAGCGGGTGGCACCGAACTGGAAGAGTTCTATGTCACCGGCGATGATCACTTTGCGTTCGGCAAGGCTCTGAAGTTCAACGGCGACGAAGGCCTGTACAAGAGCGACGTGACCGTGACCGCTCTGGTTAACGCGGGTGTTAGTGAACCGATTGGTTTTGGCAAATCGAAAGAGTTCATCTTTCCGGTGGTGAACCTGGACGATAGTGCGGGCGGAAAAGGATGGCTGGCCAACGAGACCTATCGACTGTTGCCGGTCATCGAGGTTGATGGGACGCGGCCGTCCACGCTGCAGGAATCCGACGGGCTGGGACTGCTGAAACCCGATGGCTCGGTTTGGCACTACTCCAGCGCCGACGCCGGTACTTACACCGCCCCCGAAGGCACTTTCGAAAAACTAAAGTTCGAATACGACGAATTCGTCCTGCAAGGGACCAGCGGTGAAACACTCTATTTTGATGCGCTCGGGCGACTCGATCGCAGGGAAGATCGAAACCACAACACTCGCAGCTATTCCTATGTCGACGGGAACGGCGATGGGGAACCGATGGAAATCGGCACGATCACCAGTGCGACCGGTCTGGAAACGACCTTTGACTACGACGGCGGCACGCTGAACACCGTGACGGACTTTGCTGGCCGCGTGTGGACCTACGATGTCGTCGCCGACAAACTGGAACAAATCACGTGGCCCGACCCCGATGACCATGGCCCGTTGCCTGCTGCCGTCTGGCAGCTTCAATACGACGCAAGCTCGGATCTCCCTAGACTGCTGCGAGACCCAGCGGGCGGCGAATCCAGTTTCCAGTACGACACGATCACCGACTACAACGTGGACTCGGAAAGCGGTGCGATCAACTGGACCTTCGACATCCATCGAATCGCACAGTTCACGCGTGCGGACGATGCCGTTCGTCAAATGGACGCGTTAAAATGGAAAGGTGTGGTCGACATCCCCACGTCCAAGGATGCACCGTTCGAAGGGATCGATCCGGAGACGATCTTCGCATCCGTGGACTTCCTACAGGTGACAACCCAAACGTCGATGGACGATTTCCAGCAACCCACCGACATCACCACCAGCCACGAATTCACCGCCCAGATCACTCGCAACGAAGATGGTCTCCCTGAACAGATCCAGCAAACATCGGACGCCGACACAGACACCGAAACAACCTACACGTACGACGATTTTGGAAGACCGCTATCGATCACAACCTCACGCGGCGTGGAAGAGTACACCTACGATGAAACCACCGGCCAGATCACACAGCACACCGACCGTCTGGGTCGGGTGACGACATACGATCTGGACGAATACGGCAATGTGCTGCATGTTTACAAAGAGATTTCATCGATCGCCAACAATCCCGACAACAACCGATCGGGCTACATCGGATCATCGACGAACCCGGCCGATCGGTTCGACGCCAACGGCGATGGCATCGTCAATGCGAATGATGCGAGTGCCGTGCTGACAGGCATCCAGAGTTCCGCGACCGCCGCCGGATGGCTAGACGTTGACGGTGGCGGCTATGTGTCGGCCTCCGATTCGCTACGAATCATCAACTACCTTGGCCGGTTGAACCAACACGAACCCGAGCATGCGGTTGAAAGCTTCACGTACACGTCGGCAGGCTCGGCACTGGCGGGACAGATAGAAACCATCACCGACCGCGATGGATTGGTGACGCGATACGAATACTATCCGTCCGGCCATCGGGCGGGGCTGGTTTCCAGCCAAACGATCGGGGATGGCACGACGGCGCCTCGCACGACGACTTACGATTACGACAACCGACGCAACTCAACGCAAGTCGTCGATCCTCAATCGCGACGACGAGATACCGCGTATGACAATCTTGACCGCCCGTACGCAACCTCACGCGTGATGGCCGATTCAACTCCGTTGGAATATTCGCTGACGGGTTACGATGTCCTCGGCGCAGTGCTGTACCAACACGACATGTTGGCCAATCGGCGAGTGGACTATCCGCAGCGTGACGCCATGAGCCGTCCAAAGAAGGTCCTTCAACCGGAGATCTACGGCATTCGTCCGGAGCAGACCTATACGTACGATGAATTTGGGTTCTTGGCGAGCGCCACGGATGCCCAACTTCGGCGAACCGAATACGACTATCAAGACGGCCGGCTGACCCAGAGCCGGACGCCCGGTGCGCTTCCCCAGACGACCGTCACGACCCAGTACACGTACACAGCGTCTGGACGTTTGCTCAGCGAGGTTACGACCGGATCCAATGGCGAATTCTCTGAAACACAATACAGCTACTTTGACGACGGACTGCTGGAATCGAGCCGACAATCATCACATGCCAACCAGTCGATCTCGCAGCGGCATGACTACGATGCGATTGGACGAAAGATTTCGACGCAGACCGCCGCAGGCACGACTCGACTGGTCTACGACGACCTGAACCGTCACGTCCAAACAATCCTCCCGTCGCCAAGCATCACTTCGGGGGACGGCAAAACGCCGATCCTTTCCACCCTGTTCGATGCGTCCGGGGCTCCCTCGGGCAATCGAGATGCACGCGGCAACTTTACGGTTTCGGAGCTGAACCTGTTCAACGAAGTCGTCCAAACCAAATCGCCTGATCCCGATGGCAACGGGCCGCGACAGCCGATGGTGACGACCTACCAACGCGATGAATTTGGGCGAGTTCAAACCAAGACGAATCCGGCAATGAGCTTGGGGCAGGGCGTCATCACCACCTTCCAGTACGATGGCAATGACCGCGTCACCTCAGCCTCTCACTTTGACCCCGTCTTCGGCGATCAGGTCACGCAGACGCAGTACTACGATTCGCTGGGACGAGTCCTGTATTCCGCCTCGGGTGACGGAACCAGCCAACAATTCATCTATGCGGTCCCCGGGATCGATTCGCCAACCACGATCAAGCTGCTGGACAGGTCCAAAAGCGAATGGTTGACCACGAACATCCAGTACGACCAATACGGCCGCACCCAAAGCGTGACCGCCCCCGACGGCCAAGTCACTCAGTATCAGTATGACAGCGCCGGAAATCGAACGCTTGTCGACAATGGAGTTCGCCAGAGCTATCTCTACGATGACTTCGGCCGCATGATTCAGGAAACGGATTCCCTCGGCATCACCACAGAGTACAGCTACTACGACAACGGCCAACTGCGCCGTCAACGCAGCGGCGACAATGTGACAACCTACACCTACGATGCTGCCGGTCGCCGCCAGACGCTAGAGGACAGTGCTGGCAATATCACGTCGTGGACCTACGATCCCCTGGGGCGAGTGCAAGCAGACGCGAATCCAACCGGCGCCCTCCGAACCTTTCAGTATGACGCGGCCGGCAACGTCACGCAGGTCACCAACCGCGACGGTCTGGTGACGCAGTACGAATACGACAATCTGGGTCTATTGACCGGCGAATATTGGATGGACCCCGACGCCCCGAGCCAATACGTCAAAGAATTTGAGTTCCTCTACGATCCCGACGGAAGCCTACGATGGGTCAGCGACGCTGACACCGTCAATGCACTTTCGCATGATGGATTCGGACGTCTGCGGTCTGAATCATCCTTCGTGATGGCCTTCGACGATTGGGCAACCGTCCACTTTGATTACAACCCATTTGGCGACCGGACCGTCCGCGAACTGGACGTTCCCGCAACATCGGGAACGGAATTGTCGGACGTCTATGGATACGACAGTTTCGGCAGAACCAATTCGATCGATCGCGACAACGGTCCTGGACGTGGTGGCTTGCAGGCGAGTTTCGGATACGACCAAGCCAGCAGGTTGACGGCGGTCACCACGGGTACCACCACCGGCCCAGTGGTCGATACAGAATATCAATTCGATGCAGCTGGACGCCTGCATTCGATCCAGCATGACTTGTTGCAGAATGCTGGCGGCACGTCTCCCGCCGAACTAAACTATACACTGACCTACGGCGACAAAACGACGTTGCTAAGACAGATATACTCAAACCTCGATGGCGTGCAATCGTTCACCTACGATGCCGCCGGACAACTCGACCAGGTTCAGTCGACCCTCATTGACCAGCCGAACGATTACGACTTTGACGCCGCCGGGAATCGAATCCGAGTTGCCGATGGTAACTCGGTTCAAGACCTGGACGTCGCTGCCAACAACCAACTGGTCAGTGATGGCAAATATCAGTATCGGTACAACCAAGAAGGGGCAAGGATCCAACGCGGAACGGCGTCCGTTGGCGATGCAGGGTTTGATCGAGTCGTGATCACGGAACTGATGGCCAACCCGACCGACCCGGACGCGCAGTACATCGAACTTGCCAACGTGGGCAGTTCGCCAGTGAACTTGTCCGAGTGGACGATCCAAGACGGATTGGAATTACGGATCCCCGCCGGTGTCACACTCGATCCGGGAGCAATAGCGGTGTTCGCCAACAACCCAACGGCCTTCGAATCCGCCTATGGAACAGCCATCTCTCTCGCAGGAACCTTCAACGGTTCCCTGGATCCGAGCGGCGAAACCCTGACACTGCAGCGTGCCGATGGCTCAGTCGCAGATGTCGTGACCTATGGCGGCAACGGATGGCCGACCGCTGGAGTCGGCGAAGCGATCCAAGTGATCGAGCCAACATCGCCAAACAATGTCGGCGACAACTGGGAAACCGTCCCCCACGGAACTCCCGGCAGCCACAACAGCATTGCACCGTCCACGAGCCCCGGCGGCGAAACCGGAGGATACGGGGGTGGTGGATACGGAAGCGGTGGATATGGAAGTGGTGGGTACGACTACGGGAGCTACGGAAGCGGAGCAGACAGCTACGGCGGGTACGAAAGCAGCGGGTCCGGCTACGACGACAGCTATGAAACTTACCAGTGGGATCACCGCGGGCGACTGACCGACATCCGCGTCTTTGAAGACGGCAACCCATACCGTCACGTGCAATACACCTACGACGCCTTTGACCGACGCGTTGCCAAACAGATCGAGGAATACAGTTCTAGCTACGACTACAGCGGCTATGACGGCAGCAGCGACGGGAATCCCGACGATGGCGACCAGCGATATGTGCATGATGGCGATCACCTGATCGCGGTCATGGACCGCGATGGCAATGTGATCGAACAGATTCTGCACGGCCCCATGGTGGACCAAGTGCTAGCCGAAGAACACTTCGACGCTGTCACAGGCCAGCGACAGGACGTCAGTTTTGCGGCCACCGACCATCTCGGTTCCGTCCGCGACGTTCTCCGTTGGGATGAAGCGGCCGACACGGTCGTGGCTCAGACCCACATCTACTACGACGTCTTCGGCGTGGAGACCGAACAGACCAACTCCGAGGTCCAGACTCGATTCGGCTACACCGGGCGTCAACGCGACCTCGAAAGCGACCTCTACTACTACCGCGCCCGCTACTACGATCCCGCCAACGGCCAATTCATCAGCCAAGACCCCATCGGCTTCAACGCCGGCGACTCCAACCTCTACCGCTACGTAGGCAATAGCCCAACAAACGCCACGGATCCAACGGGACTCGTGCTCGTAGCATTTGAGGGGACCGGAAACAGTGACCTAAATACAGACTTTGATATTCCTGCACGAACTAACGTAAACATATTTAGACGCAACTACGATGGTCGAGTCCTATACTATGAGGGAGTTGGCGTACGAAGTACAGATCTTTTCGGCGCCGCGTTTGGGGAAGGCGCCAAGAAAATCATCTACTCTGCCGTGAACGATGTAAAACGTCATTTCGACAACAACCCGAATGCCGAGCGAGTAATTGACGTCATCGGTTTCTCTCGTGGCGCCGCTGAAGCTGTTGACTTCACGAACGAAATCATTGACTACGCAAACGCTAATGAAATCCTAATTCGCTTCGTCGGACTGTTCGACACGGTTTTTGCGATGGGATTGTCGAATGACATTGAGCCTGGATTCACGACCACGGTGCCTGCAGGAATCATGACATTCCACGCAATGGCACTCGACGAGCACCGAAAGACCTTTCGGGTTAAACGTCAAAGTACCGCAGCAAACCAAGAACTTGTAACTGAGGTTTGGTTCGCTGGCGCTCATTCGAATGTTGGGGGTGGATACCTTGATCGAGGACTCTCTGATATTGCTCTAGGATGGATGATTGATCGAGCGAGAGAGTCTGGCGTTCCCGTGGCACAAGTGCCGCTGTCACCCGACGCAACTAATGGTGTTTTACGAGATTCGTACGATGAATACGTTGCCAACCGTTTCTTGAAAGTGGTCGATTCTGGATTTGCTCATCGCACGGTACGATCGACCGATATGCTCCATAACAGCGTTTGGTCACGCGGATCATATGACATGCGTTATCGAGCTAGACTCGAAAACTACTATCGCTGGAGTACGCCTCAGTTCACGGACTCAGGGCGAGAATCAATTCCGAGACCAATTCCTCCAATGAAGTAG